The segment TTGAATTATACCTTAGTTACATCGAATATTTTTATACCTTCGTAGTATGATAAATAGGTTTTTACATCAGATTTTAGGACTGAAGATAGGTTCAAAAAGCTTGTTTTATACTTTCCTTTTGGTAAACTTAATACCAAACCTATTTCTATTGTACACAGAGCCTTACAACTTTAGTGGAAAACTTTTACTTATTTTATTACCACTGGGCGTGTATTTAAGTTTCTTGTCTTTGAGCAAAAGGCAAGGGGCAATGCAGTTGTGGCTCACTCCACTATTTTTCTTCCATGCCTTCCAATTGGTGGTTTTTTCCTTATTTAAGGAGGATGTTATTGCGGTAGATATGTTTTTAAACCTCGTTACTACCAATGTTTCGGAGGCTACAGAATTGCTTGGAAGCATCTTGCTGCCTACGCTCTTGGTGTGTGTGGTCTATATCCTCGCTATTGTGGGTGCTGCACGGAGCTTTAAAAGCAAAACTTATTATTCCCAATCGTTTAGAAATAAAAACTTGATGGCTGGGCTTATTATTATTTTGGGTTCTTTGCCTCTGTTTTTATCTGCCAAAGAGGTTAATACGCAGCATTTTACGTGTCATGAAAATCTTTACCCTGTAAATGTATTCTACAATATGGGCTTTTCTATTGATAAGTTTTATAAGATCAATAATTACAAAACGACTTCGAAAGATTTCTCTTTTCAGGCTCAAAAAGACTCTGTAAGTAGTCAGCGTGAGGTGTATGTACTGGTTATTGGCGAGACATCTCGTGCAGATAATTGGCAACTGTATGGGTACGAACGTGAAACAAATCCGTATCTCAAAAAGGATGATTCGGTGATTTTCTTTAGGGATGCTCTAACACAATCCAATACTACCCACAAGAGTGTTTCGATTTTGTTATCGGGGGCTTCAGCCGAAAACTACGACTGTATCTACTCACAAAAGAGCTTGATAGAGGCTTTCAAGGAGACGGGTTTTACTACTGTTTTCCTCTCCAATCAGGCTAAGAACAGTTCGTTTATTGAGTACTTTGCGCAAGAAGCCGAGTACCTAGAATATTATCGTTCTCGAAATATACAAACCAATCACTTTGATGAAGTGTTGCTCCATCGTTTGCAACATTATATAGAGTCGGTTACTGGCAATCTGCTTATTGTAGTTCATACCTATGGTTCACACTTTAATTATAATGAGAGATACCCCAAGGAGTTTGCTCAGTTTATGCCCGATCAATTCTCTCGTATTGATAAAAAGAATAGGGAGATGATGGTGAATGCTTATGATAATAGCATCTTATATACCGATTATTTTTTGCATCGTATCGGCCAGATTTTAGATGAAAGTGGCTTGTGTGCAGCTTATCTTTACATCTCCGATCATGGAGAAGATATTATGGATGATGATAGAGAACGTTTTCTTCATGCTTCGCCCAATCCTACTTATTACCAATTGCGTGTGCCTCTAGTTACTTGGTTCTCAGAAAACTATGAGATAACTTACCCCGAAAAGGTGCAGGCGGCACATGATAATTCTATCAAACCCGTATCTAGTAGCATGGTGTTTCATACCTTTTTAGATATGGCTGATATTCAGACCGATTATCTTCATAAAAACAATTCTTTAGTTAGCACTCATTTTACTCCTTCTATGCGAATGTACTTGGGAGATCATGATAATCCTATCCCTTATTACCAAACGAATTTGAAGCGTCAAGATAAAGAGATGATCCAGATTCATGGATTAAGTGTGGAATAATGGACACTCCATCCAACTCCATTTTTTGTCTATCCCACTTATTTTGAGAGGCTTTTCTCTTGGTAATATTTATACAGTGTATAAGGTATAAATATCGTAATACATCCCTATGAAAAGGGAAAAAATATTCTGACACCGACATCGTGATGACATGACACCGACATGATGACTTTTTGACCCTGATAAGAGTCGATTATATTCGTGTGATAAAAAAATCTATTTCTAAATGTATTTTTATGCGTAAGAGTAGAGGGTTGATTGGTAGTCAATTTGAGTGGGAAAGGTAGTCTTATAAATGAGGAATGTGGGGTTTGGAAACAGAGAGTAATCAGGCTCTATTGGGGTGGACTTATTTCATCTTGATGGAGTGCTGAATTTACCTCAAATTTAAAATACTAGCCGTAATGTTCTGTAAATCAAATATTTTTTGTTATATTATAAGGGCGTGGCAGATTGTTTACGCAGGAATACTTACCAATATAAATGTTTTTGGGCACCCTGCTTTGTAGAAAGTCGGTAGAGTTCAAAGCACATTTGTTCCAAACTGGGGGTAGAGGTATCAATACGAGTCCCAAACTTGAATTTGATTTAAATACTCAGCTCAGTTTTGATTACAGAATTTTATTTGTTGGTTGAAACAAAACAAGTCTATTCTTATAAAGGAAGCAGGTTTTGTTTACCATCAGCTTTTTAAAAGTTGTAGAAATCATTCTATCATAAATTCTGTAAGGAATAGGTAGGTGAATACTCATAATTTTAAAAATTTTATATTACTAAATGGCAGTTACTTTTAGAAAAAAAGAAGTTAGAAAAAGACAAATTGAAAAACGTAGAGAAAAAGAATTAAGGCGTGAAGCCAAAAGAAATGAAACTCCAGATACCTTTGAGGAGATGATAGCGTATGTTGATCCCAATGGAGTAATTACAGATACGCCACCTAATCCTGAAGATTATAGAGAAGTAAAGTTGGAAGAAATTGAAGTGTCTATTCCTACAGATTTAGAAATAGCAAGTGAATCGGAATTGGATGGGCATGTTAAATTCTACAATGAAGATAGAGGATTTGGTTTCATTAAAGACAAAGAGAGTGTTGAGCAGTATTTTTTCCACATTAGTAATGCTCCCGAAGACATTGAAAGAAATGACCACGTTACATTCCGTCTTGAAGATAGCCCTAGAGGTTTAAATGCCGTTGAAGTAGAGTATGCTTAGTTGAAAAGGCTTACTTGGCTAAATAAAAGGAATATTACAAAAGCAGTTGCACCTTAGCAGCTGCTTTTTTGTATTTAAATAAATTGATAGTTAGATGCTTTAACCTATACCAAAAGAGGCTCACAGAGAAGTAGAGCTCCCATATTTTCTGCTGATGAATTGTGATTTGTTCCTCACGGTATATCTTCACATGATCGAAGATAAACGAGCGTTCATCTTGTTCTAAAATAGGAGCATATTTTATTTATTTACTCATTTGGGCTATATAAATTCATAAAACACAAATATAAGACAATAATAAACTTACTTTACGACAATATTTAAAGGAGGATTTGCTATAAGTTTGTATCCACAGAAAAACAAACAAATATCAAGATATAATGCAGACAAAGTTAACTCTTAAAGAGTCTAAGCCTCATTATGAATTTCTAGAGCTGTAAAGTAAGGTACTGATGGGTCTCCTCTTCAGATTTCGTTTAAAAGGGAGTGGCTATTTACAAAAATTACTTAATAAAGAGAATCTATTTAGTCTGATATATAAAATATTATTCTCTGATATTGAAATCTTTCTAGCTCTTTCATTTGTTACTTAGGTAGAACTCCATAAAATTTTCATGAACGTAAAGGGAGTATTATAATCTTGGTTTTAACCTAAATTTAAAATATATGGACGCAATTTTTCACAGAAGAAGTATCCGCAAGTATGTAAACGAAGCCGTATCCGACGAAAAGATTCATAAGATTTTATTAGCAGGAATGTCTGCACCCAATGCTTTTGCCACTTATGAGTGGAATTTCTTAGTCATAAAAAGTGCTGAGGGAAAAAAGAAAATGTTGGAAGCTCAGCCTTGGGCAAAATCATCCGAAAATGCCGATACCTTAATCTTAGTATGTGGTGATTCAAGCAAAGAGAAAAATGAAATGCTATTGGTGCAAAACTGTAGCGCTGCTATGGAAAATATGCTTATTGAAGCTACATATCTTGATTTAGGTAGCTTGTGGCTGGGTGTATATGGTAGTGATGAGATCGTAAGAGATATACGGAAAGCTTATAATGTCCCTAAACATTTAATCCCGATAGGAGTAGTGGTAATTGGTCAGACGGTTCAAGATCGTAAACCTCATGATCAGTTTTACAAAGACCAAGTTCACGTAGAGAGTTTCAAGAAATAGAGAAAATAGAAAGATTTTAAAGGTTTGAAAGACCTATTCAATTTACTTTGGATAGGTCTTTCTTGCTTTGTATCTCTATAGTGAAAGAAAAACAATTCTATCGGAGTTGGTGGAGTCGTGTAATTCCAAAAGGAAACAAAGAGAAGCTTATTTTCAATTCACTATTTACTCTTTTATCCTAATAAATAGTTTATATTTGTGTGAATAGCAGAATAAAGAATACTCTATTCAGTAAAACACAGAAAAGATATGAAAAAGATAGGTTTTAAAACGGGTTTAATGGCATTAGCTGTTTTTGCTTTTGCTGCTTGTTCTTCAAATAATGAAGTAGGTAACTTAACATTTAAGAAATTCACGAATGAGGAAAATATCTATTTGATGGGTGATAAAAATGCACCTCATGCAGAGTTTTCACTCAATATGGAATATCCTGTAAAAGGAGAACCTAGCATTCATCATTGGGTACAAGAGCAGATTTCAGACTTTGTATTGGGTACAAGTTATGGACCCCTTGAGCCTCAGGCTGCTGTAGATAAGTGTGCCGAAACCTATAAAAATGCTTATCTTTCTGATGTAGAATCTCTTTACAAAGAAGAGTTGGCAGAAGTGGGTGATGCTTCTAAAGTAGGTGTGTGGTACAATTATTACCAACATAAGGAATCTACGGTTGACTTTTATGCCAAGAGCTTACTTGTAATTGAAAGTACTTTTAGCCATTTTACGGGTGGTGCACATGGTATTCACTTAGTTAACTATTTGAATTTAGATTTGACCAACTTGAACAAAGTAAGAATTCAAGATATTTTCAATGCGAACTACGAAGCCAATTTAGTATCGCTTATTAAAGATCAGTTCAAGAAAGACTTGAAAGTAGAGTCTTTGGAAGATGTAGGCTTTTGGGAAGATAGCATACAGCCCACAGAAAACATGAAGCTGTCTGCTACAGGTATCACCTTCTTATACAATGTATATGAAATAGCTCCTTATGCTATGGGTGCTCAAGAAGTAACACTTACCTATGCTCAGTTGTCAGACTTATTAAACAAAGAGAATCCGATAATCAAAGAATTATTAAATATCTAATAATATACACTATTCAACTTTATGGAGTTAATACTCAAATATTTTCCAAACTTAACCGAAGAACAAAAGAAACAGTTTGCAGCCCTTTACGATTTATACATCGATTGGAACTCTAAAATCAATGTAATATCTCGTAAAGATATTGAAAATCTTTACCCTCATCATGTGTTACATTCACTAGGTATAGCTAGAGTAATCAATTTTAAGCCTGGTACTCATGTGATGGATCTGGGCACTGGTGGTGGCTTCCCAGGTATTCCATTGGCCATTTTATTTCCCGAAACTAAATTTCACTTAGTCGATAGTATCCGTAAAAAAGTACGAGTAGCTCAAGAAGTAGCAACAGCTATTGGGTTAAAAAATGTAACTTTTAAGCATGCTCGTGCGCAAGAAGAAAAACAAGAATTCGATTTTGTTGTTAGTAGAGCGGTAATGCCTCTTCAAGACTTGGTAGATATCATCAGAAAGAATATCTCTAAGAACCAACAAAATGCACTTCCCAACGGATTAATCTGTCTCAAAGGGGGAGAATTAGAAAAAGAAACTATGCCCGTAAAAAACAGAACGACCATCTGGGATCTAAAAGATGAGTTTGAGGAAGAGTTTTTTGAAACAAAGAAGGTGGTGTATGTTGCCCTATAATAATTAAAAGAAATAGATATGAATATACAGAAATTTGAATTCAATATGTTTCCTGTTAATAGCTACGTGCTATGGGATGATACGAAGGAAGCAGTAGTGATAGACCCAGGCGTGTTCTTTGATACAGAAAAAGAACAACTTAAAAAGTTTATTGCTGATAATGGATTAAAAATAAAGCACCTTCTAAATACTCACCTTCATCTAGACCATATCCTAGGAAATACTTTTATGTTTCAAGAGTATGGAATAAAGGCTGAAGCGAGTCAAGATGATGAATACTGGCTAGAGGGAGTGGCTCAGCAAGGTAGAATGTTTGGATTCGAAGTGAATGATGAGCCCGTTCCTCTGGGTAAATACTTAAAGGAGGGTGATCAAATTCATTTTGGAAATCAAACCTTAGATATCTTTCAAGTGCCTGGTCACTCACCTGGTAGTTTGGTGTTTTATAATCAAGCAACAGGTGATGCTTTTTCGGGAGATGTACTTTTTCAAGGTAGTGTAGGTAGAGCAGACTTACAAGGAGGAAACTTTACTGCATTAAAAGAGAATATTATCAAAAAACTCTTTATCTTGCCTGATGAGACAGTTGTTCATGCTGGACACGGACCATCAACTACTATAGGTAGAGAAAAAAAGTACAATCCTTTCTTTACAGATGTAACAACTCATTAAACTAACTTTAAAATCAAATACTATGAACACTAATTTTCTAGCCAACAGGCACATCGGTATTAATGACAAAGACATTCAAGAGATGCTGAAGAAAATAGGCGTTTCTTCTGTGGATGAGCTGATTGAGAAGACTATTCCAGAGAATATCTTACTCAAAGAGCCCTTAAATTTGCCACCTGCAATGTCTGAGTACGAATACAGTAATCACATTGTTGAGCTAGCCAAAAAGAATAAGATATATAAAACATATATCGGTCAAGGTTGGTACAATACCATTACACCTGCAGTGATTCAAAGAAATGTCTTTGAAAATCCCGTTTGGTACACCTCATACACCCCATACCAAGGTGAGGTTTCTCAAGGTAGATTGGAAGCATTGATGAATTTCCAAACTGCAATTAGCGATTTGACAGGGTTACCTTTGGCAAACTGTTCGTTGCTAGATGAAGCTACTGCTGGAGCTGAGGCTATGACGATGATGTACAACCTACGTTCTCGTGGTAAGAAAAAAGCAAAAGCAAATGTTCTATTTGTTGATAATTCTGTTTTCCCAGAAACAAAGGCTGTAATCAAAACTCGTGGTATTCCTCAAGGTATGGAAATTGTACACGGAGATTACAAAACATTTGAATTTACAGATCAGATCTTTGGTGCAATCGTACAGTATCCTAATAATGAGGGTAGTGTAGAAGATTATAGAGTGTTTGTAGAAAAAGCACATGCTAATGAAACTTTAGTAGCTGTAGCTGCTGATATCTTAAGCTTGGCTCTACTTACTCCTCCAGGAGAATGGGGTGCTGATATTGCTTTTGGTAGTTCACAGCGTTTGGGTATCCCTATGTTCTATGGGGGGCCATCTGCAGGATATTTTGCTACTCGTGCAGAGTATAAACGAAATATTCCTGGACGTATTATTGGTTGGTCGAAAGATGCGTATGGTAAACTTTGTTACCGTATGGCTCTTCAAACTCGTGAACAACATATTAAGAGAGAAAGAGCTACCTCAAATATCTGTACAGCTCAGGCCTTACTTGCTACTATGTCTGGTTTCTATGCTGTATATCATGGGGCAGAAGGAATTAAAGAGATTGCTAATCGCATCCATCAACATGCCATCACAGTGAGTGAAGGTGTAAAAGTATTGGGATACGAGCAGTTAAATGAATATTTCTTTGATACGCTATATATTAAATTACCGAGCTGCATCTCTTTAGAACAATTTAGAGAAGTAGCTTTGAAGAAAGAAATAAACTTCCGTTATCACGATACAGGAGAAGTAGGCATTAGTATTGATGAAACAACTACTGATGCTGATGTTCAGTCTATTCTTTGTGTGTTTGGTTCTGTTGCAGAACAAGAGCTTACAGTGAAGAAAGAAGAAAAAGGCTGTGCTCTTCCCAAAGAATTAATTCGTAAATCAGACTTCTTAACTCACGAAGTTTTTAAGAAATACCATACAGAAACAGAGATGATGCGTTACATCAAACGCCTAGATCGTCAAGATATCTCTTTGGCTCACTCTATGATTTCTTTGGGTTCGTGTACCATGAAGCTGAATGCTGCGGCAGAAGTGATTCCTATGACTCGTCCAGAGTTTATGGGCATTCACCCATTGGCTCCAAAATACCAAGCAGCAGGTTCGCTAGAGATGATTGAAAACCTAGGAAATTTACTTCAAGTAATTACTGGTTTTGATGGCATCAGCTTACAACCCAACTCGGGTGCAGCAGGCGAGTATGCTGGACTTCGTACTATTCGTGCTTATCTAGAAAGCATCAAGCAAGGTCATAGAAGTAAAGTGATTATTCCTGCATCAGCACACGGAACAAACCCTGCATCGGCAGTTCAAGCGGGTTATGATATAGTCCTTGTAGATTCTGATGAAGGAGGAAACGTATGTATGGACGACTTCCGCAAAAAAGTGGAAGAAAACAAAGACGACTTAGCTGCTTTAATGATTACTTATCCTTCTACACATGGTATCTTCGAAAAAGATATTGTAGAAATCTGTGATTTGATACACAAGGCTGGTGGACAAGTATATATGGATGGTGCTAATATGAATGCACAAGTAGGTCTTACTAATCCTGGTTATATTGGTGCAGACGTATGTCACTTGAATCTACACAAAACATTTGCTATTCCTCATGGTGGTGGTGGTCCTGGTGTTGGTCCTATCTGCTGTGCAAAACACTTAGTACCTTTCTTACCGGGTCATGCGTACTTGGGAGATAATACCAACGAAGTATCTTCTGCTCCTTATGGTAGTGTGGGTGTAATGCCTGTAACTTATGGTTATATCCGTATGATGGGTGAAGCAGGATTGAAGAGAGCTACTCAGGCTGCTATTATCAATGCAAACTATTTGGCTGCTTGCTTTAATGATACTTATGGTGTGGTTTATAGAGGATTCAAAGGCTTTGTTGGTCATGAGATGATTCTTGAATGCAGAAAGATTCATGAAGAAACAGGTATTTCAGAAAATGATATAGCAAAACGTTTGATGGACTTCGGTTATCATGCTCCTACATTGTCATTCCCTGTATATGGTACATTGATGATTGAACCAACCGAGAGTGAAAGTAAGGCAGAGCTAGATAACTTCGTAGAAGTGATGGATACGATTTGGAAAGAAATTCATGAAGTGAAAGAGGGTAAATATACATTGGAAGACAACGTATTGGTAAACTCTCCACACCCAGAATATGAAATGGTATCAGATGAATGGAACCACAAGTATAGCCGTGCTAAAGCTTGTTACCCTATTGAAAGTGTACGTAATAATAAGTTCTGGATCAATGTGGCTCGTATCGACAATACACTTGGTGATAGAACACTATTGACTACTCGTTACGAAACTTTTGAAGATTAAGAGTATTCTTCTCAATGCTATTATATGAAATAAGCCCTAGAAATTAATCTAGGGCTTATTTTTATTCGAATTTTTAAATAAGAACTACTTTATTTAAACACTTCGTGATGTACATTTTCTTCGTAAAACTTATCATGAGGTTCACGTTCTTGGTCGGCTACACCTATTGCTACAATAGCAATTGGCAAGATGTGCTTCGGAATATTGAACTCACGGCGTAAGTTATCTACAAACTCATCACTACCATAGGCTTCGAGCCATAAACTACCTAAATCTAGGTAAGTGGCTTCAATAAGCATATTTTCTACGGCTGCACTACAGTTTTGGACAAGTAGCTTTTCATTGGTTTCCTTAGTAGTGTCTCCACACACTAAAATTACAGCACTTGCATTGTGAGAAGACTTGGCCCACTTTTGTGATTGTTCCAATTTTTTATGACCTTCGGCACTGCGGATTACTATAAATTCCCATTCATTGGTGGCGAAAGCATTGGGTGCAGACATCCCTGCTTGAATAATCTTGTGAATCTTTTCGTCTGATACTTCTTCATTTTTGTACTTACGAATACTTCTTCTCTTAAAAATTGCGTCCATAAATTTTCCTTTCGATACTAGTTTTACCCTATAGAAAGTAAGCTATCTTAGGCTCTGTTAAGGAGAGTTTTTAGTTTACCTTGGATTATGGGATTATTTGTTGAATAATACTACTAACAACAGGCTATCTATATGGTTCATCTATTTGTTGGTATTCTTTTCTGTTTTTAAGATAGGATGGACAGAGGATGCTGTAAAAGATAGAGTTATAAAAAATGGATATAAAAAAAGGAAGTTTCTTAAGAAACCTCCTTGCTAGAACGCGATGAAAGTGCATTTATTTAGCCACAATCATTCTGATTGCTGTATTGTTTGTATTCATATATTGTTTCAAAGCTGAATAAGGTATTGTAATATTCAGGTCGCCTCTGGCATCAGAATTGAGTTCGTAGGGTTCATATATAAAGCGAATCCCTTTGGGCTCCAATACAAATTTTTCAGCAGGTTTAAGGCGAGTAATGTCAGCACCCAAATCTTTAATTTCCTCTTCTGATTCTACTCCAAAATACTCGAGCATACTCTCTTTTATTAATTGAGTTACTTGAGAATCTGTACCTTTCTTGAAAATATCGTGGTATGTTAAAACTTTGAAGTTGTAAAGGTCTAGGTTCACATATTGCGAACCAATAAGTCCGTTTCCACCATATTTACTATCAAACCAAGTAAACTGATAAACCAACATACTATTCCAATAAGAAAGCAGTTGAGTAGAAAATTTCATGCTATAGCTGTATCGTCTGATGAGATCTTTTACAGGCACAGATGTCCTTTGTTTGTCCTCATTGTATTCCTTCTGAATATCTTTTACGTACAAATTGGTCTTATCTGTCAAGTATTTTTCCACAGCTTGCTCAGTAGAAAGATCTCCGTATTTCTCTCCCAAAGCAGTAATGATGATTTCTCTATTTACAAAATTCTTTACTTTTTCATCTCCTGCACTAGCATAAGAGAGTTTAATATCGTGTTTGTATTTAGGAGAAAACGAGCTATTTGAAATAGCATAATCATGTTGCCATTGTTTGGTTTCAAAAACAAGGCTTCCTCTGCTTTGAGCCCATCCACTTATTGAGTTGGCAATAAGCATAAGACTGAGTAGAGCAAACGGTTAAAAAATTTTCATAATATAATCTATCTATGGGGTTGATATATTTATACGTTTTTTACAAAGTAAACGATATATGTTAAGATATAATAGATTTCTTGTAAAATAAAATATTAGACTCAATAAAAGTAGAATAAGTAAAGATATTTTTATCTTGTATAAAATAAGAAGTTAGAAAGAAAAAGGTGATAAAATCTATATACGAAGCTTTTTGTAAATATCCTTTTGTTTTCTTATCTTCTAAGGTTGTAGAATTTAAAAGAAACAATATCAAGCTTTTCTTTGTTAATATTTACATACATTAAAACAACTCTGAATGGGTAGTTGAAGTAATAAAGAATAACACTAATAATAGAGTATATGAGCAATATCATACATAAAACATTTCCTGTTTTGAATATGCATACAGCTAGTTGTGCTACCAATGTGGAAAGAGCAATAAACGATGAGCCGGGCATTATCGAAACAAAAGTGAATCTGGTAAACAATACGGTATATATTAAATATGATAAAAAACATATTACAGTAGGCGAGATCAGAGCCGCCGTGCTTTCTGCTGGATATGATATTATAATAGATCAAGAGCAACAGATATACCAACAAGAGCAAGAGCATACTAAGAGGTATCATCGTCTGCGTACGGAGGTAATTGGAGCTTGGGTGTTTACCGTTCCTATGTTATTGCTTTCAGTATCAAGAATCTTTGAGCATCTATCCTATACTAAATATATTATGTTACTCATCTCTCTTATGGTGTTGGTGCTTTTTGGACGAGAGTTTTTTGAAAATGCTTGGAAGCAGATGCGTAAAAAAATGTATCGCCTGGATTTACTAGTTGCAGTGAGTACTGGGGTAGCCTTTTTGTTTAGTGTATTCAATGTATTCTTTGCTGAGTTTTGGACTAGTAGAGGTTTCGAAGCACATACCTATTTTGAGCTGACTGTTATTATTACCACGTTTGTCATTACTGGTAAATTTATGGAAGCAAAAGCCAAGGGTAGTTCTACTCTGGCTATTCGTAACTTGATGGGACTTCGTCCTAAGTCTGCCCGTGTACTAAAAGGTGAGGAAAAAACAGATGTACCCTTGAAAGAACTGAAGGTAGGAGATCATATTATTGTACACCCAGGAGAAAAAATTCCAATTGATGGAATTGTAATAGATGGTGCATCGTATGTAAATGAGAGTATGATTACGGGAGAACCTCTTCCTATAGAGAAAGGAGTGGGTTCTAAAGTAACGGCAGGTACGGTTAATCAGCGAGGTAAGTTTGTGGTTCGTGCCGAGAAAGTGGGAGAAGATACTTTTCTAGCCCAAATTATTCGAATGGTACAAGAAGCACAAAATACAAAAGCTCCCGTGAAACGTATTGTCGATAAGGCTGTAGGGGTTTATTTGCCCATTGTAGCTGTAGTTGCCCTACTTACTTTTGGTGGCTGGGTGATTTTTGGTGGAGAATATAATGTAGCCAAAGGTGTACTTGCTGGGTTATCGGTTCTTATTATAGCCTGTCCATGTGCCTTAGGTTTGGCTACCCCAATAGCTCTTTGGGTGGGTATCAATAAAGGGGCAAACCATCATATCCTAATAAAAGATGCCGTAGCTCTAGAGCAAACGCCTCAAATAGATACTTTAGTTCTTGATAAAACAGGTACCATTACAGAGGGTTCACCTACAATTGTGGGTTGGCTTTGGGCTACTCGTCAAGACAAAGAAGATGAGTACAAGCAAATCTTATTAGCGGCCGAAGCAAAGTCGGATAATCCACTAGCACTTTCTTTGATGGAAGAGTTGGCAATTCAACAAAATGTGAAGCCTGTAGATTTAGATTCGTATGTTAACTTACCAGGAAAAGGAATTATTGTAAAATACCAAGGAGATAAATATTGGGTAGGTGGAAAACGACTAAAAGAAGAACATAACGCAGAAATTAACGGACCACTGAATGAGATGTTAGTCCGTTATGAAGGTAAAGGTTACGGAATAGTTTACTTTGGAAAAGACAATGAACTACTTGCCATCATAGCTATAGCCGATCAGATGAAACCGACATCTATTAGTGCAATCAAAGAATTGCGCCGAATGGGATTGTCTGTAACTATGCTTACGGGGGATAGCGAACGATCTGCTCAGGCAGTGGCTCATAAACTAACGATACAATCAGTAAAGGCAGAGGTTCTTCCTGATGAAAAAGAATCTTACATTCGTGGGTTACAACAACAAGGTAAGAAGGTGGCTATGGTAGGCGATGGTATCAACGACTCTCAAGCTCTGGCTTGTGCTGATGTAAGTATTGCTATGGGGAAAGGTACAGATATTGCCATG is part of the Bacteroides coprosuis DSM 18011 genome and harbors:
- a CDS encoding Ribosomal RNA small subunit methyltransferase G (COGs: COG0357 S-adenosylmethionine-dependent methyltransferase involved in cell division~HAMAP: rRNA small subunit methyltransferase G~InterPro IPR003682~KEGG: bth:BT_1145 16S rRNA methyltransferase GidB~PFAM: rRNA small subunit methyltransferase G~SPTR: Ribosomal RNA small subunit methyltransferase G;~TIGRFAM: rRNA small subunit methyltransferase G~IMG reference gene:2504107004~PFAM: rRNA small subunit methyltransferase G~TIGRFAM: 16S rRNA (guanine(527)-N(7))-methyltransferase GidB), which translates into the protein MELILKYFPNLTEEQKKQFAALYDLYIDWNSKINVISRKDIENLYPHHVLHSLGIARVINFKPGTHVMDLGTGGGFPGIPLAILFPETKFHLVDSIRKKVRVAQEVATAIGLKNVTFKHARAQEEKQEFDFVVSRAVMPLQDLVDIIRKNISKNQQNALPNGLICLKGGELEKETMPVKNRTTIWDLKDEFEEEFFETKKVVYVAL
- a CDS encoding beta-lactamase domain protein (COGs: COG0491 Zn-dependent hydrolase including glyoxylase~InterPro IPR001279~KEGG: bfr:BF2026 putative metallo-beta-lactamase~PFAM: Beta-lactamase-like~SMART: Beta-lactamase-like~SPTR: Putative metallo-beta-lactamase;~IMG reference gene:2504107005~PFAM: Metallo-beta-lactamase superfamily), which produces MNIQKFEFNMFPVNSYVLWDDTKEAVVIDPGVFFDTEKEQLKKFIADNGLKIKHLLNTHLHLDHILGNTFMFQEYGIKAEASQDDEYWLEGVAQQGRMFGFEVNDEPVPLGKYLKEGDQIHFGNQTLDIFQVPGHSPGSLVFYNQATGDAFSGDVLFQGSVGRADLQGGNFTALKENIIKKLFILPDETVVHAGHGPSTTIGREKKYNPFFTDVTTH